A DNA window from Castanea sativa cultivar Marrone di Chiusa Pesio chromosome 7, ASM4071231v1 contains the following coding sequences:
- the LOC142643798 gene encoding proteasome subunit alpha type-7-like, with product MARYDRAITVFSPDGHLFQVEYALEAVRKGNAAVGVRGLDAVVLGVEKKSTPKLQDSRSVKKIVSLDNHIALACAGLKADARVLINRARIECQSHRLTVEDPATVEYITRHIAGLQQKYTQSGGVRPFGLSTLIAGFDPYTGTPSLYQTDPSGTFQAWKANATGRNSNSMREFLEKNYKETSGQETVKLAIRALLEVVESGGKNIEIAVMTKEHGLHQLEEAEIDAIVAEIEAEKAAAEAAKNAPATKET from the exons atggctCGGTACGATCGTGCAATAACAGTGTTCTCACCGGACGGCCATTTGTTCCAGGTGGAGTACGCCCTCGAAGCCGTCCGCAAAGGAAACGCTGCCGTCGGAGTCCGTGGCTTAGACGCCGTCGTTCTTGGCGTCGAAAAGAAATCCACTCCCAAACTCCAAGACTCCAG ATCAGTTAAGAAGATTGTGTCATTGGATAATCACATTGCGCTAGCATGTGCTGGGTTGAAAGCAGATGCTCGTGTCTTAATAAATCGGGCACGCATTGAATGTCAAAGCCACAGGCTTACAGTTGAGGATCCTGCAACCGTCGAATATATAACACGTCACATTGCAGGCCTGCAGCAAAAGTATACACAAAGTGGGGGTGTAAGACCATTTGGGCTTTCAACTTTGATTGCAGGTTTTGACCCATACACTGGCACGCCATCTCTTTATCAGACAGATCCATCAGGAACATTTCAGGCATGGAAAGCCAATGCGACGGGGAGAAACTCAAATTCAATGAGGGAGTTTTTGGAAAAGAATTATAAAGAAACTTCTGGACAAGAAACTGTCAAGTTGGCAATTCGTGCTTTGCTTGAA GTTGTTGAGAGTGGAGGGAAGAACATTGAAATTGCTGTGATGACAAAAGAGCATGGGCTGCACCAACTCGAGGAAGCTGAAATTGATGCCATTGTTGCTGAAATTGAAGCAGAAAAGGCGGCAGCAGAGGCTGCAAAGAATGCCCCTGCAACAAAGGAAACCTAA